A single window of Granulicella mallensis MP5ACTX8 DNA harbors:
- a CDS encoding MbtH family protein has protein sequence MTNPFEDAEATYNVLINKEGFYSLWPAFAAVPAGWTICLIDKRQACLDYINTTWTDMRPLSLVCAPALN, from the coding sequence ATGACCAACCCATTTGAAGATGCAGAAGCTACTTATAACGTGCTCATCAATAAAGAGGGTTTCTATTCTTTGTGGCCGGCGTTTGCGGCAGTTCCGGCCGGATGGACGATCTGCCTGATCGATAAGCGGCAGGCCTGCCTGGATTACATCAATACGACCTGGACGGACATGCGTCCCCTGAGCCTGGTCTGTGCTCCAGCCCTGAACTAG